In Nocardioides sp. JQ2195, a genomic segment contains:
- a CDS encoding inositol monophosphatase family protein yields the protein MTGQDSAPALLELARSVAVEAAGFVAERRTHGVSVAATKSSIVDVVTEVDRDCEALVRERLLTARPHDAFLGEEGGSQGGGSGVRWIVDPIDGTVNFLYGIPQYAVSIAAEHDGTVVAGVVANAATGVVHHAALGSGAWRDETRLEVRRPAPLAESLVLTGFNYQEHTRRVQAAAVAELLPRVRDIRRLGSCALDLCHVAEGTADAYVEEGVAEWDHAAGALIAREAGATTEVTVGRSGKEALVCAPSATFRRFRLAVEECGFLASGRE from the coding sequence GTGACGGGGCAGGATTCGGCGCCGGCGCTGCTCGAGCTGGCCCGGAGCGTGGCCGTGGAGGCTGCCGGCTTCGTGGCGGAGCGGCGTACCCACGGCGTGTCCGTGGCAGCCACCAAGTCCAGCATCGTCGACGTGGTCACCGAGGTCGACCGCGACTGCGAGGCACTGGTCCGTGAGCGCCTGCTCACGGCCCGTCCGCACGACGCCTTCCTCGGGGAGGAGGGCGGCAGCCAGGGCGGTGGCTCGGGGGTGCGTTGGATCGTCGACCCCATCGACGGCACGGTGAACTTCCTCTACGGCATCCCGCAGTACGCCGTCTCCATCGCCGCCGAGCACGACGGCACGGTGGTTGCGGGAGTGGTGGCGAACGCAGCGACCGGAGTGGTGCACCACGCGGCTCTCGGCTCCGGAGCCTGGCGCGACGAGACCCGGCTCGAGGTCCGTCGGCCGGCGCCGCTGGCGGAGAGCCTGGTGCTGACCGGGTTCAACTACCAGGAGCACACCCGTCGGGTGCAGGCCGCGGCGGTCGCCGAGCTGCTCCCACGGGTGCGTGACATCCGTCGCCTCGGATCCTGCGCCCTCGACCTGTGCCACGTGGCCGAGGGAACCGCCGACGCCTATGTCGAGGAGGGGGTCGCCGAGTGGGACCACGCGGCAGGAGCCCTGATCGCACGCGAGGCGGGTGCCACCACCGAGGTGACGGTCGGCCGCTCGGGCAAGGAGGCCCTGGTCTGTGCTCCCTCCGCGACGTTCCGGCGGTTCCGTCTCGCGGTCGAGGAATGTGGCTTTTTGGCGTCGGGGCGGGAATAG
- a CDS encoding DUF4193 domain-containing protein, producing the protein MATDYDAPRKNEEDQGEASIEELKARRHDKNSGKVDEDEAEAAESFELPGADLSHEELAVEVKPRQDDEFTCMSCFLVHHRSQLADAKKLICKDCA; encoded by the coding sequence ATGGCGACCGATTACGACGCACCACGCAAGAACGAAGAAGACCAGGGCGAAGCGAGCATTGAAGAGCTCAAGGCTCGCCGCCACGACAAGAACTCGGGCAAGGTCGACGAGGACGAGGCCGAGGCGGCCGAGTCCTTCGAGCTGCCCGGCGCGGACCTGTCCCACGAGGAGCTCGCCGTGGAGGTGAAGCCTCGTCAGGACGACGAGTTCACCTGCATGAGCTGCTTCCTGGTGCACCACCGGTCCCAGCTTGCCGACGCCAAGAAGTTGATCTGCAAGGATTGCGCCTGA
- a CDS encoding DUF4235 domain-containing protein — MSDGSKAWTAMSLVAALGSATMAKKALNGGWKAATGKEPPANPADPDIDLWEAVMWAAVSGTSVAIVKMLATRKAANYFAKSTGHLPPGLQADGRTSPSPASDAGDVAGASVTG, encoded by the coding sequence ATGTCAGACGGTTCCAAGGCATGGACCGCCATGTCGCTGGTCGCGGCGCTCGGCAGTGCCACGATGGCCAAGAAGGCGCTCAACGGTGGTTGGAAGGCGGCCACGGGCAAGGAGCCCCCGGCCAACCCGGCCGACCCCGACATCGACCTGTGGGAGGCAGTCATGTGGGCCGCGGTCAGCGGCACCTCGGTCGCCATCGTGAAGATGTTGGCCACCCGCAAGGCTGCGAACTACTTCGCCAAGTCCACCGGGCACCTGCCACCCGGCCTGCAGGCCGACGGCCGGACCTCGCCGTCACCCGCTTCCGACGCAGGTGACGTCGCCGGTGCGAGCGTCACTGGCTGA
- a CDS encoding DUF3093 domain-containing protein yields MQYAERLTVPLRWWVQGTMLVASFWFAIAVAVPSVLAAALVSAGFGALVAFGFLAYGGTRITVDEHELRVGKAHIELGYVGHCQALDQESTRRVAGVDADARAHLVLRPYLKRSVRVTIEDRNDPTPYWLVSTRHPDRLAAALNEVSSRPANGVL; encoded by the coding sequence GTGCAGTACGCCGAACGACTCACCGTGCCCCTCCGTTGGTGGGTGCAAGGAACCATGCTCGTCGCGTCCTTCTGGTTCGCGATCGCGGTGGCCGTTCCGTCCGTCCTGGCAGCTGCGCTGGTCAGCGCCGGATTCGGTGCCCTGGTGGCCTTCGGCTTCCTGGCGTACGGCGGAACCCGGATCACCGTCGACGAGCACGAGCTGCGCGTCGGCAAGGCCCACATCGAGCTCGGCTACGTCGGTCACTGCCAGGCGCTCGACCAGGAGAGCACCCGCCGTGTCGCCGGTGTCGACGCGGACGCCCGCGCACACCTCGTGCTGCGCCCCTACCTCAAGCGGTCGGTCCGCGTCACGATCGAGGACCGCAACGACCCCACGCCGTACTGGTTGGTCTCCACCCGCCACCCCGATCGCCTGGCGGCAGCCCTCAACGAAGTCAGCTCCCGCCCGGCCAATGGTGTCCTCTAG
- the dut gene encoding dUTP diphosphatase produces MAVPPVSVRIVRLDPDLPLPSYAHPGDAGADLMTTQDVALQPGERKLVPTGVALALPEGHVGLVHPRSGLAARHGLSIVNAPGTIDAGYRGEVKVMLINLDPHTEVRLSRGDRIAQLVVQRFERVEFVETDALDETPRGAGGYGSTGGFATADAQRSFQ; encoded by the coding sequence ATGGCAGTTCCCCCCGTGTCGGTGCGCATCGTGCGACTGGACCCTGACCTCCCGCTCCCGTCCTACGCCCACCCCGGTGACGCCGGCGCCGACCTGATGACCACCCAGGACGTGGCCCTGCAACCGGGGGAGCGGAAGCTGGTGCCGACCGGGGTCGCCCTGGCCCTTCCTGAGGGCCACGTCGGCCTGGTGCACCCGCGCTCCGGACTGGCGGCACGCCACGGACTGTCCATCGTCAACGCCCCCGGCACCATCGACGCGGGCTACCGAGGCGAGGTGAAGGTGATGCTGATCAATCTCGATCCGCACACGGAGGTCCGTCTCTCGCGCGGGGACCGCATCGCCCAGCTGGTGGTGCAGAGGTTCGAGCGCGTGGAGTTCGTCGAGACCGACGCACTCGATGAGACCCCGCGTGGAGCAGGGGGCTACGGTTCCACGGGTGGCTTTGCCACCGCTGATGCCCAGAGGAGTTTCCAGTGA
- a CDS encoding DUF3710 domain-containing protein, protein MKFGRKSQTKTDTTPTDATTSDVDTGSDATETAEAETQSGPFDLSDVDIENDGVERVDLGSLLIAPAEGLELRLQVDEASREVQSVLIAGPNGAVEVKAFAAQRNGDLWSDVRRQIASETARQGGTATEVEGDHGTELVCQRTVRTAEGTTGQQPSRIVGFNGPRWFLRATYLGRPAVAPDEAGPWEEAVASMVIRRGDGPMAPGEQLPLSLPPQARRVD, encoded by the coding sequence GTGAAGTTCGGACGCAAGTCCCAGACCAAGACCGACACGACACCCACCGATGCCACCACGAGCGACGTCGACACCGGCTCCGACGCGACCGAGACCGCGGAGGCCGAGACGCAGTCCGGTCCCTTCGACCTGTCCGACGTGGACATCGAGAACGACGGTGTCGAGCGGGTCGACCTCGGATCCCTCCTGATCGCACCGGCCGAGGGGCTCGAGCTCCGGCTGCAGGTCGACGAGGCGTCGCGCGAGGTGCAGAGCGTGCTGATCGCCGGGCCGAACGGCGCGGTCGAGGTCAAGGCGTTCGCCGCACAGCGCAACGGTGACCTGTGGTCCGACGTACGTCGTCAGATCGCCTCGGAGACGGCGCGCCAGGGCGGCACGGCGACCGAGGTCGAGGGCGACCACGGCACCGAGCTGGTCTGCCAGCGCACGGTCCGCACCGCCGAGGGCACCACCGGCCAGCAGCCGTCGCGCATCGTCGGCTTCAACGGGCCGCGATGGTTCCTGCGGGCCACCTACCTCGGTCGTCCCGCGGTCGCCCCGGATGAAGCCGGCCCCTGGGAAGAGGCCGTCGCATCCATGGTGATCCGACGCGGAGACGGTCCGATGGCGCCCGGTGAGCAGTTGCCCCTGAGTCTGCCCCCGCAGGCGCGTCGAGTCGACTAG
- a CDS encoding OB-fold nucleic acid binding domain-containing protein: protein MGEGKGRSRLRRAISSWANSTDQHARDLRETVATSGLATIDSAPDRERIRLTGSLRTVTLRPRGGVPALEAELYDGTGVITLVWLGRRRITGIDPGRALTVEGCIGIQEHTRIMFNPRYELVP, encoded by the coding sequence ATGGGAGAGGGGAAGGGACGGAGCCGGCTCCGCAGGGCGATCAGCAGCTGGGCCAACAGCACCGACCAGCATGCGCGGGACCTGCGCGAGACCGTGGCCACGTCGGGTCTGGCCACGATCGACTCCGCACCAGACCGGGAACGGATCCGGCTGACCGGGAGCCTGCGCACCGTGACGCTCCGTCCGCGTGGCGGGGTCCCGGCGCTCGAGGCAGAGCTGTACGACGGGACCGGCGTGATCACCCTCGTCTGGCTCGGGCGTCGTCGCATCACCGGCATCGACCCCGGACGGGCCCTGACCGTCGAGGGGTGCATCGGAATCCAGGAGCACACCCGCATCATGTTCAACCCTCGTTATGAACTCGTCCCGTGA
- a CDS encoding DUF3159 domain-containing protein, with protein sequence MKAAESVDPETGQAAAPPTSDSVEAVVRQQLSKALGGRRGMLEAALPTIIFTVTFLTTKDLKLALVLSVGAALVALVARLIQRSSVQFVVNALIGIGIGALFALRAAKAGGDANDQALAYFLPGLLYNTGYAVVLSLSCLTRWPLVGFMVGSVTGDPTAWRQDPQIVKLCSRLTWVLVAPCVLRVLVQAPVYLAGRSGSMDPDAAVAALGIAKIVMGWPLQLASLALMVWLLARNSTPVADGPGPEPETAPEAGT encoded by the coding sequence GTGAAGGCAGCTGAGTCCGTGGACCCCGAGACCGGACAGGCCGCAGCGCCGCCCACCAGCGACTCGGTCGAGGCCGTCGTCCGGCAGCAGCTCTCCAAGGCCCTCGGCGGTCGCCGGGGGATGCTCGAGGCTGCCCTTCCCACCATCATCTTCACGGTCACCTTTCTGACCACGAAGGACCTCAAGCTGGCGCTGGTGCTGAGCGTGGGCGCCGCCCTCGTGGCGCTGGTGGCCAGGCTCATCCAGCGATCCTCGGTCCAGTTCGTGGTCAACGCGCTCATCGGCATCGGCATCGGCGCGCTGTTCGCGCTGCGCGCCGCCAAGGCCGGTGGTGACGCGAACGACCAGGCGCTGGCCTACTTCCTGCCGGGGCTGCTCTACAACACCGGTTATGCAGTGGTGCTCTCCCTGTCCTGCCTGACCCGCTGGCCCCTGGTCGGCTTCATGGTCGGTTCCGTCACCGGCGACCCGACGGCGTGGCGACAGGACCCCCAGATCGTGAAGCTCTGCTCGCGCCTGACCTGGGTGCTGGTCGCTCCGTGCGTGTTGCGTGTGTTGGTGCAGGCTCCGGTGTACCTGGCCGGGAGAAGTGGTTCGATGGATCCGGACGCGGCGGTCGCCGCGCTCGGCATCGCGAAGATCGTCATGGGCTGGCCGCTCCAGCTGGCGTCGCTGGCGCTGATGGTGTGGTTGCTGGCCCGGAACTCGACGCCTGTGGCCGACGGCCCGGGGCCGGAACCGGAGACTGCGCCAGAAGCGGGGACCTGA
- a CDS encoding HNH endonuclease signature motif containing protein — MLEVDAALHPFEVSDLGGEALLDLVTDARHAEWRAGRRKLRLAYQLCVTNPAGPGIDPATWGDGLPGMAGDYDATLGGEGTPLVARFVVEDWAAACGVSRAAAQQFLANTLDLHHRLPRTHARVEGLELESWKALRLAEDTHDLSLACARWIDAFLHETGRYSCAAMAKAVKHGVAKFHPDRLEDGNGLRGRDDWDVTVDHEAGAEGTSTLEAIGSSLDLAKFHDLVCDEATTLGRLGDGDSLGQRKAKALAVIADRQATLDLLGLLDQDPPVHPDTGKAVARRRSYLKARLFVHLSLADLATLCASAATVPPGAAGVVATNLFGPATTTLIGGYLKQLGADARVTPVIDTTRTWAVDAHDPPTAMREQVVARDPHCVHPYCARASTSCDLDHIVAFDDTGPPGQTNPGNLAPLCRGHHVLKTHGGWRYQRNRDGTYTWTNQHGRSWLVTDTGTIELTDNP, encoded by the coding sequence ATGTTGGAAGTTGATGCGGCACTCCACCCGTTCGAGGTCAGTGACCTCGGTGGTGAGGCGCTGCTCGACCTCGTGACGGATGCTCGTCATGCGGAGTGGCGGGCGGGGCGGCGCAAGCTGCGGCTGGCCTACCAGCTCTGCGTGACGAACCCTGCCGGGCCGGGGATCGACCCGGCCACGTGGGGTGACGGGCTGCCGGGGATGGCGGGTGACTACGACGCCACCCTGGGCGGGGAGGGGACCCCGTTGGTGGCCCGGTTCGTGGTCGAGGACTGGGCCGCTGCGTGTGGTGTCTCTCGTGCCGCGGCGCAGCAGTTCCTGGCCAACACCCTCGACCTGCACCACCGCCTGCCCCGCACCCACGCGAGGGTCGAGGGGTTGGAGCTGGAGTCGTGGAAGGCGCTGCGGTTGGCGGAGGACACCCACGACCTGTCCCTGGCGTGCGCCCGCTGGATCGACGCCTTCCTCCACGAGACCGGGCGGTACTCCTGTGCCGCGATGGCGAAGGCCGTCAAGCACGGGGTGGCGAAGTTCCACCCCGACAGGCTGGAGGACGGCAACGGCCTGCGGGGCCGAGATGACTGGGACGTCACCGTCGACCACGAGGCCGGTGCGGAGGGCACCAGCACCCTGGAGGCCATCGGGTCCTCGTTGGACCTGGCGAAGTTCCACGACCTGGTCTGCGACGAGGCCACCACGTTGGGCCGGTTGGGCGACGGCGACAGCCTGGGGCAGCGCAAGGCCAAGGCCTTGGCGGTGATCGCGGACCGTCAGGCCACCTTGGACCTGCTCGGCCTCCTCGACCAGGACCCGCCCGTCCACCCCGACACGGGCAAGGCCGTGGCCCGGCGCAGGTCGTACCTGAAGGCCCGGTTGTTCGTGCACCTGTCGTTGGCGGACCTGGCCACCCTGTGCGCCAGCGCTGCCACCGTGCCACCGGGTGCAGCCGGGGTGGTGGCGACGAACCTGTTCGGTCCGGCGACCACCACCTTGATCGGCGGGTACCTCAAGCAGCTCGGTGCCGATGCCCGGGTGACCCCGGTCATCGACACCACCCGCACCTGGGCGGTCGATGCGCATGACCCACCGACGGCGATGCGGGAGCAGGTGGTTGCCCGGGACCCGCACTGCGTGCATCCCTACTGCGCCCGGGCATCGACCTCGTGCGACCTGGACCACATCGTCGCGTTCGACGACACCGGGCCACCCGGGCAGACCAACCCGGGGAACCTGGCCCCGTTGTGCCGTGGGCACCACGTGTTGAAGACGCACGGCGGGTGGCGCTACCAACGCAACCGGGACGGCACCTATACCTGGACCAACCAGCACGGCCGGAGCTGGTTGGTCACCGACACCGGGACCATCGAGCTCACCGACAATCCCTGA
- a CDS encoding TrkA family potassium uptake protein has protein sequence MRVAIAGAGAVGRSIARELIDNGHEVLLIDKNAASIKPESVADAEWLLADSCELSSLEEARLQQCDVVIAATGDDKANLVTSLLAKTEFGVPRTVGRVNHPNNEWLFTEAWGVDVSVSTPRIMSALVEEAVSVGDLVRLFTFRKGNANLVEMTLPDDSPYVGQPTGLVPWPENCALVSILRDGQVYTPDAEQPLESGDELLFVVSAEVERELEKLLAPNNKR, from the coding sequence ATGCGCGTCGCCATTGCCGGAGCAGGAGCCGTGGGTCGCTCCATCGCCCGAGAACTCATCGACAACGGCCACGAGGTCCTGTTGATCGACAAGAACGCCGCCTCGATCAAGCCGGAGAGCGTCGCGGACGCCGAGTGGCTGCTCGCCGACTCCTGCGAGCTCAGCTCCCTGGAGGAGGCGCGGCTCCAGCAGTGCGACGTGGTCATCGCCGCCACCGGTGACGACAAGGCCAACCTGGTCACCTCACTGCTGGCGAAGACCGAGTTCGGCGTCCCGCGCACGGTCGGTCGGGTCAACCACCCCAACAACGAGTGGCTCTTCACCGAGGCCTGGGGCGTCGACGTCAGCGTGTCGACGCCACGCATCATGTCGGCACTGGTCGAGGAAGCCGTCTCCGTGGGCGACCTCGTGCGACTGTTCACCTTCCGCAAGGGCAACGCGAACCTGGTGGAGATGACCCTCCCGGACGACTCGCCGTACGTCGGCCAGCCGACCGGGCTGGTTCCCTGGCCGGAGAACTGCGCCCTGGTCTCCATCCTGCGCGACGGGCAGGTCTACACCCCCGACGCCGAGCAGCCCCTCGAGTCGGGTGACGAGCTGTTGTTCGTGGTGTCGGCCGAGGTCGAGCGGGAGCTCGAGAAGCTGCTGGCGCCGAACAACAAGCGCTGA
- a CDS encoding TrkA family potassium uptake protein, with amino-acid sequence MHVVIMGCGRVGSTLARSLEDRNHTVSIIDNNPDAFRRLGPSFNGDKITGYGFDQAVLTKAGIGRADAFAAVSSGDNSNIIAARVARESFGIQQVVARIYDPGRAEVYQRLGITTVATVKWTADQVLRRIQPAGAEPDFRDPSGTVRVDQIPITEPWIGHRSVDFQQQVKVRIAWIDRLGEGMLPGRETVLQEGDLLHVVMREENAADAYVVIENGPEDTN; translated from the coding sequence GTGCATGTCGTGATCATGGGTTGTGGCCGGGTGGGCTCGACGCTTGCCCGGAGCCTCGAGGACCGCAACCACACTGTGTCCATCATTGACAACAATCCCGATGCCTTCCGACGCCTGGGACCGTCGTTCAACGGCGACAAGATCACCGGGTACGGCTTCGACCAGGCGGTCCTGACCAAGGCCGGCATCGGCCGGGCCGACGCCTTCGCCGCCGTCTCCAGCGGTGACAACTCCAACATCATCGCCGCGCGCGTCGCCCGCGAGAGCTTCGGGATCCAGCAGGTGGTCGCGCGGATCTACGACCCCGGTCGGGCCGAGGTCTACCAGCGACTCGGCATCACCACGGTCGCCACGGTCAAGTGGACCGCCGACCAGGTGCTGCGGCGGATCCAGCCGGCCGGCGCCGAGCCAGACTTCCGCGACCCCTCCGGCACGGTCCGGGTGGACCAGATCCCGATCACCGAGCCGTGGATCGGCCACCGCAGCGTCGACTTCCAGCAGCAGGTCAAGGTCCGCATCGCCTGGATCGACCGGCTCGGGGAGGGCATGCTGCCGGGGCGGGAGACCGTCCTCCAGGAGGGCGACCTGCTCCACGTGGTCATGCGCGAGGAGAACGCCGCCGACGCCTATGTCGTGATCGAGAACGGTCCGGAGGACACCAACTGA